A region of Ignavibacteria bacterium DNA encodes the following proteins:
- a CDS encoding homocysteine methyltransferase produces the protein MIEFLQRKKVWVFDGAMGTMLQKHGWQIGECPEEYNLTKPEIIFEIHRSYANAGSDIIQSNTFGANMLRLKIFGLESKTCEINKRGIEIARKAAKTDVIVAASLGPLGELIEPLGETTREQAFDSFREQAKGLTEADFINIETMQSL, from the coding sequence ATGATTGAATTTTTACAAAGAAAAAAAGTCTGGGTCTTCGACGGAGCAATGGGGACGATGCTTCAAAAACACGGCTGGCAGATCGGCGAATGCCCGGAAGAATACAATCTAACCAAACCAGAAATCATTTTTGAAATCCACCGAAGTTATGCCAATGCAGGGTCTGATATAATTCAATCCAACACTTTCGGTGCAAATATGCTGCGATTAAAAATATTTGGACTTGAAAGTAAAACATGCGAAATCAATAAACGTGGAATTGAAATTGCCCGAAAAGCAGCAAAAACCGATGTCATAGTTGCGGCTTCGCTCGGACCATTGGGAGAATTGATCGAACCCCTTGGTGAAACAACTCGCGAACAGGCATTCGATTCATTTCGTGAACAAGCAAAAGGATTAACTGAAGCAGATTTTATAAATATCGAAACAATGCAATCGCTT
- a CDS encoding tetratricopeptide repeat protein, giving the protein MASKKNIPTNILNKIYSKVFNYSETKLLYVLMFIGFVLRFVYLIESQSIPFFDRFYDLQQVYDKTAKLIAFDKLFFGPEYFSASPLYSYFLAIFYVFFSKQVFLIQLVQIIISTLTIPVLYLVGKNLHSDKVGYTAAFISAFFGNFIFYSTAILETTLQVFLVSSLLFFLTQDFERKVEKKWFLIGLLVALTALTREAVLIFVPIALLWLIFKGRSFEKIKSQFTKVLAAYILGLLIIIVPFVIRNISKSNSFVLITPTEGLNFYMGNNSPNSDVFVNPEGFNYYEDIAGINYLKTTEKKNFLPAEASMKWFQKGLDFIFDNPIDAFFLTSKKAFLILGDTENPETSSTDYEFYRETYSSVLKLPLISFYSVALFGLAGLIYSWRERKKISLFYWFSLSIFVMLAMFYVSGKTRMLLSPILIIFSSYGIYSIFKSLKYKNYQELISPSLVIIGFILFQAFLIPKYTFQKYMAYFDLGDYFTQVGSYDVAATSYEKSIMYREHYLTHLKLGDVYALQKLNAEALQEYKAALELRPDYPPAIFNMALIYSSTGNLDRAKQLYEKVLQLDPNYSDAYRSLGAIAYLNNNLPEALFNFEKFLETSTDESAKNKIRGDIALIKSRLSNQ; this is encoded by the coding sequence TTGGCATCAAAAAAAAATATTCCAACTAATATTCTAAACAAAATATACTCAAAAGTCTTCAACTACTCAGAAACCAAACTCTTGTATGTACTGATGTTTATTGGGTTTGTACTCCGTTTTGTTTATTTAATTGAATCTCAATCAATACCATTCTTCGATCGATTTTATGATTTGCAACAGGTGTATGATAAAACAGCCAAGCTGATTGCTTTCGATAAATTATTTTTTGGACCGGAATATTTTTCAGCCTCACCCTTGTACTCATATTTTTTGGCAATTTTCTATGTATTTTTTTCAAAGCAGGTTTTCTTAATTCAGTTAGTTCAAATTATTATCAGCACGCTTACAATACCTGTTTTATATCTCGTTGGAAAGAATTTGCATTCTGATAAGGTCGGATACACAGCAGCTTTCATTTCGGCATTCTTTGGGAATTTTATTTTTTATTCTACTGCAATACTTGAGACTACGTTGCAAGTATTTTTAGTTTCTTCTCTCCTGTTTTTTCTCACGCAGGATTTTGAACGGAAAGTTGAAAAGAAATGGTTCCTAATTGGTCTGTTAGTTGCATTAACCGCATTAACACGAGAAGCTGTATTGATTTTCGTACCCATTGCTCTTCTATGGTTAATTTTTAAAGGAAGATCGTTTGAAAAAATTAAATCCCAATTCACAAAAGTATTAGCTGCTTACATTCTTGGATTATTAATAATAATTGTCCCCTTTGTAATTCGAAATATTTCAAAAAGTAACTCATTCGTACTAATTACCCCGACTGAAGGTTTGAACTTTTACATGGGAAATAATTCACCGAACTCGGATGTATTTGTAAACCCTGAAGGATTTAATTACTATGAAGATATAGCTGGAATAAATTATTTAAAAACTACAGAAAAGAAAAACTTTTTACCTGCAGAAGCTTCGATGAAATGGTTTCAGAAAGGATTGGATTTCATTTTCGATAATCCTATCGATGCATTTTTTCTGACTTCCAAAAAAGCTTTTTTAATTCTTGGAGATACTGAGAATCCCGAGACTTCATCCACTGACTATGAATTCTATCGCGAAACCTATTCAAGTGTTTTAAAACTTCCATTGATCAGTTTTTACTCGGTTGCCCTTTTCGGTTTGGCAGGTCTAATATACTCGTGGAGGGAAAGAAAAAAAATTTCGTTATTCTATTGGTTTTCACTTTCAATCTTTGTGATGCTTGCTATGTTTTATGTTTCCGGAAAAACGCGAATGCTTCTCTCTCCGATATTAATAATTTTTTCGAGCTATGGAATTTATTCAATATTCAAAAGCTTGAAGTATAAAAATTATCAAGAGTTAATCTCACCTTCATTGGTAATTATTGGATTTATTTTATTTCAGGCCTTTCTTATTCCTAAATATACTTTTCAAAAATATATGGCTTATTTCGATCTTGGAGATTACTTCACTCAAGTTGGCAGTTACGATGTTGCAGCAACAAGTTATGAGAAGTCTATAATGTACCGAGAGCATTATTTAACACATCTCAAACTTGGAGATGTTTACGCCCTTCAAAAATTAAATGCCGAAGCTCTTCAGGAATATAAGGCTGCACTCGAATTAAGACCTGATTATCCCCCAGCAATTTTTAATATGGCTTTGATCTATTCCTCAACCGGAAATCTTGATAGAGCAAAACAATTATATGAAAAAGTGTTGCAGCTAGATCCAAACTATTCAGATGCATATCGAAGTCTTGGTGCGATAGCGTATTTAAATAATAATTTGCCGGAAGCATTATTTAACTTCGAAAAATTCCTTGAGACGTCGACTGACGAAAGTGCGAAGAATAAAATCCGCGGTGATATCGCGCTTATTAAAAGCAGATTATCTAACCAATAA
- a CDS encoding sigma-70 family RNA polymerase sigma factor, producing the protein MNSSKPPKEIEKNIIFRESSHPDPDYTEIQKIQTGDMQAFRNIVEKYQEKVRNLTYSVLGEKTHVDDVAQEVFTKVYLKSNSFRFEAKFSTWLYQITLNKCRDELRKKTAKSFFLIKNAENIQTHDQTTELIESTNLSELVREQIAKLPRKLREVVILKDINDLSYKEISNVLNCNEGTVKSRLFRGRMELKNRLTPFRKELGF; encoded by the coding sequence ATGAATTCGTCTAAACCTCCGAAAGAAATCGAGAAGAATATTATTTTTAGAGAGAGCTCTCATCCTGATCCCGATTACACTGAAATTCAAAAAATTCAGACTGGAGATATGCAGGCATTTCGTAACATAGTCGAAAAATATCAGGAAAAGGTAAGAAATTTGACTTATTCCGTTTTGGGCGAGAAAACTCATGTGGATGATGTAGCTCAAGAAGTTTTTACAAAGGTCTACTTAAAATCAAACAGTTTCAGGTTTGAAGCAAAATTTTCAACATGGCTTTACCAAATAACTCTTAACAAATGTCGAGATGAACTGCGAAAGAAAACAGCCAAATCATTCTTTTTGATTAAAAATGCAGAGAATATTCAAACGCATGATCAAACAACCGAATTGATTGAATCAACCAATCTTTCTGAATTAGTTCGAGAGCAAATAGCAAAACTTCCCAGAAAATTGCGCGAGGTTGTGATACTTAAGGATATCAATGATCTTAGTTATAAAGAAATAAGTAATGTTCTAAATTGTAATGAAGGTACAGTGAAATCACGATTGTTTAGAGGCAGAATGGAATTGAAAAACAGATTAACTCCATTCAGAAAGGAGCTAGGATTTTGA